The Bacteroidales bacterium sequence TTATTGTACCAACCAGAACATAAACCAGTCTACCCTTGGAGCTAAAAACCAGTGGCATGCACAGATAGGCATATTGTTTGCCGGTTTTCTCTGGTTGTTCATTCCTTTTGCCGATACCTTTCCCGGTCTTATCGCATATGCTCTTAATCCCGATTTACCAAAAGACAACGCTTTTATTTACGCTGTGCAAGAATTGATTCCTACGGGCCTGACAGGAATTGTTTTTGCTGTTTTGTGTGCCGCTGTAATTACTGCCATACAGGCTGGAGTTAACGGAGTTTCTACCATTTTTACCTTTGATTTTTACCAGCGGTTTATTAAGCCGTCTGCCTCCGAAAAAGAACTGATCCGGACAGGAAGGATATTTACGGCTGCCGTCCTGCTCCTGGGTGCCACATGGGCACCAATGGTGCTGAGGTTCGGTCACATCTTCTCATATTTCCAGGAATGCTGGGCATTTGTGGCTATCCCGATCGCAACGGTTTTTGTTGCCGGTATCCTCTGGAGAAAATTCCATGCGAAAGTGGCTTTCTATATCCTTCTGCTTACCTTTCCCATGTTTCTGATGCCTTATGTGTTGCGCATCCTGAAGATACAGATGAATGTGTTTAATGTGGCCGGTATTACACTTTTCTTGACTGTTCTGCTGGTAGTTTTTCTTACCTTCATGATCAGGCCGGTTGCTGAGGAGAACAAAGATCAGCTTATCTTTTCTTTTTCGTCATCAGAAAATTCTTTGCAAGGAATACCCTGGTACAGGAAGGTTCCTTTCTGGGCAGTAATCATGATGTTATTATACGCTGGCGTTTATGCATTATTCTGGTAACATGGCATAAGGTTGCGTTCATCTGTCATGTGAGCCGCATATGTAATCATCGGCTGACAGTATGTATCCAATCAATTTCTTCAGTTTTTTTTCAGGAATTTCCTTACTTTAGCACCTTCTTAAAGGATGAATATGTGCCTAGCAGTACCAGGTCAGATTGTTTCCATCGATGATTCCAATCCGGAGATGAGGATGGCAAAAGTGAATTTTGCCGGTGTGGAAAAAGATATTTGCATCCAGTGGCTTCCCGATATTATGGTTGGTGACTATATTCTGGCCCATGTGGGTGTTGCCCTGAACAAAATTGACGAAGAAGAGGCCCTCGAAACTCTGCGCCTCTTTAAAGAACTCGATAACTTCAACCAGGCTGATGAAATTCGTTGACGAATACAGGGATGCCGGTTTGGTTAATTCCATTGCTTCTGAGATTAAAAAAATCACTACCCGGCAATGGAATATAATGGAAATTTGTGGAGGACAGACCCATAGCATCGTGCGGTACGGCCTGGATGAACTTCTTCCCCGAGAAATTACCCTGATTCACGGTCCCGGTTGCCCCGTATGTGTGACTCCTCTCGAACTGATCGACAGGGCAATTGCCATAGCTTCGCTTCCCGGCATAATAATGACATCCTATGGCGATATGCTCAGGGTGCCGGGCAGTTCATCCGATTTGCTCAGGGTGAAAGCTTCGGGAGGCGATGTCCGGATGGTTTATTCCCCTCTCGATGTTCTTCAGATTGCCGAACACAATCCGGGTAAACAGGTTGTATTTTTTGCCGTGGGGTTTGAAACTACTGCTCCTGCCAATGCTATGATTGTGACCGAAGCCAGGAGAAGAAACCTTACCAATGTTTCCGTTCTTTCAGCGCACGTGCTGGTACCCCCTGCCATTGAGGCCATTTTGTCGGCCCGTGACGCTTCGGTCAATGCATTTCTGGCAGCGGGCCATGTCTGTACCGTTATGGGATATACAGAATATGAACCTCTGGCTGAGAAATACAACGTACCCATTGTTGTTACTGGTTTTGAACCTGCCGATATACTGCAGGGGATTTTAATGGCAGTTAAAGAACTGGAATCCGGTTCCCACAGGGTTCTCAATCAATATGCACGCGCAGTTACCCGGGAAGGGAATCTTCCGGCACAACGTCTCATCAGGGAAGTTTATCAGGTGGTCGACAGAAAATGGAGAGGGATTGGTACAATTCCCTCCAGCGGCCTTGACCTGAATGATAATTACGCTGAATTTGATGCGGCGAAGCGTTTCCGGGTTGATACCATCCTTGCCTCCGAATCAGAGAAATGCCTGGCAGGAAAAGTATTGCAGGGACTTATAAAACCTTCCTCCTGTCCGGCTTTTGGTACGGAATGTTCTCCCGACCACCCCCTGGGAGCACCTATGGTCTCATCCGAAGGAGCCTGTGCTGCTTATTACCGCTTCAGAAAATCCGAATCCCATGTCTGACCAAATCAGCTTTTCCTGTCCTGTTCCCCTGTCGGGTTATGATAAAATTACCCTTGCCCATGGAGGAGGAGGATCCTTTTCGTACAAACTGCTTCATGAACTGATTTTCAAATATCTGAATTCAGAGCTACTGGCAATGGAACACGACGGTGCGGTGATGGATATTAACGGGGTGAAACTTGCTTTTTCAACCGATTCGTACGTCATCGACCCTGTCTTCTTTCCCGGTGGTAATATCGGTGAACTGGCTGTATACGGCACAGTCAATGATATTGCCTGCTGCGGCGCAAAACCTCTTTTCCTGTCCCTTTCTCTCATTATTGAAGAAGGATTGCCGGTAGAACAGCTGGAAACCATAATTGCTTCGGTGAAAAAGGCTGCCGATAGGGCAGGTGTTGTTGTGGTTACGGGAGATACCAAAGTGGTAGGGCATGGGAAAGGGGACAAGATTTTTATCAATACATCCGGCATCGGAGTGGTGCACGCAAATGCCAATATTTCTCCCCGAAGGGCTGAACCCGGCGATGCTGTTCTTCTTAGCGGAACCATTGCCGACCATGGAATTGCCATAATGGCTTCACGGAGCGGCCTGGAATTCCAAACCAGCATCCTGAGCGATTCGGCCCCGCTGAACGATATGATTGAGCATGTATTGAAAGCAATACCCGATGTCCACGTCTTACGCGATCCTACCAGGGGCGGCCTGGCCAGCGCCCTGAACGAAATTGCTCGCTCTTCCAATACGGGTATGTACATTGACGAAAACCTGATTCCTGTAAAGGAAGAGGTGAAAGGCGTCTGCGAAATCCTGGGGCTTGATCCTCTCTATATCGCCAACGAAGGAAAGCTCGTGGTTATCGTTCCCGGCAATGCCGCCGGTAAAGCCCTGGACATTCTTCTCAGCCACCCTCTTGGCCGTCAGGCTGCCATAATCGGTACTGTTACATCCGATCATCCGGGAATGGTAAGAATGAAAACGTCTATAGGAACAAACCGGATTGTGGATATGATTTCAGGAGAACAACTTCCGCGTATCTGCTGATCCAGTAATCTTTCCGACCATAAAACACTACCCGCATTAACTGTGAATACTGCAGGCTTCACTATGTCTTTATTTGAAACAACGGCAGTATGCCCATGTTCCTGTCCTGTGAAGCCTTATAACGAAATGAACGGCTACTGGTTCTGGTGGGGAGGAAGAACCGGAAAATATATTACCGCCCAACTCTGCCGGCAATTATTTGACCGCATGGTCTAATTAATCCGTTTAAAAAATGACCAGATACATTCGCACGCATCAATATCTCTGCAGGTCCTGCCAATAATTCGTTCTGTCAGGTACTGCTTTCCTCCGGGCCAGGTATGACCTCCTCCTTGAATTGTCAAAACAATAACTTCTGATGAATTATCTGAGCCGGTATATTTTGTTTCCTTAACACGGCATCCATCCATGGGATCTTTGTCAGGAAGCAGTTTCTCTTCACTCAAATGTACCTGGTTAATTTTTGTCCAGATTTCCACGCTTTTGCTGGTAGATAAAATCTTTCCCAATTTTCTTCTGCCAAAATGAACATCTCCGCCTTCAAACGGAACGAGAGGATCGTCTGTCCCATTGATGATGAGCATGGCAACCGGATGTCCAGGTTTTGATGGCAGATCAGCCGGAATGCTTCCGCATACTGGTGCTGCCGCTGCAATCTTCTCGCCCAGTTCAGTTGCCAGCCGATACGTCATCATAGCTCCGTTTGACATCCCTGTTACGTATACTCTGTTTTGGTCTGCGTTGTATTTTCTTACGAGCGAATCAATCAAAGCCGAAATAAAACCCACATCATCTGTTTTGTTGTTGTGTGATTGGTAGCGTCGCGGCATGTTTTCCCTTCCGTCGTTCCAGTTTTTGCCGATCCCGTCAGGATAAACGACGATGAACCCTTCCTTGTCGGCCAGGATATTAAATTTTCCCTGTGTAAGCGATACCATCCTTTTGCCGTTGCCACCCCCTCCATGCAAAGCAATCAAAAGAGGATATTTTTCCCTGGCTTCCCTGCCAGGAGGAAGATGAATCAGAGCATTCCTCACAACTCCTTTGTAGGTGAACGAAAAATTCAGATCCGTGCCTGGATTTTTTTCAGAGGATGAACCCGGAGTGAATCCGGTTAAAAAAGCTATCAATAACGTTAAATAAAATTCAATCATATTTTTTAAATGAATTAAAACCAGGAAAGTTTTGAATCAAAAGCGAAAGGAAATACAAAAACAACAACAATCGTCCAGACAAAGTATACCGGAAGATAAGATGCTACAGAATGTTCCACTTTCTGAAGGGCATGGCTACGGAAATTTACTTTGTAAAGATCGGAGGCTATAAGGATGAGATTGCCCAGTACGGTAAGATTGGTTCCCAGCACTGCCGTCCTGTTGGGTGTAAATCCATATTCTCCCAGACGATAAATAATAGCCGAGAGAGCAATAATATCAATAACAATGCTCACAACAACCAGCGCTGAAATAACGATACGGTTGAAACCCTGTCCTTTTCCATGCATGGTGCCAGCTATTGAAAACAAAATGACAGCCACTATAACCAGCAACATGAAGTTAAATACCAGAAGAAAATTCCTGTCGCTGTATGGGTTCCGGTGTTGCATCGCGATATAGCCAAGAAATACCAGGAGGGTTGCCAGGATTAGGGGACTGAAAATCCTGGCAATGACAGGAGCAATTTTATTCGCTACCGAAGGATAATTGCGTATAATAAAGGTAGCTGCTGCAGGGGCAGAAACAATTCCCCATATGGCAAGGTGTTTTGCAATGAAAGTTTCTACCTCTATGCCGATGGCTCTGAACAATCCGGCCGACAGAACTGCCAGAATTCCTCCTGCAATGAGGATGATGGTACTCAAAACCGCCAGGTCACCGTTATCTCTGATATATTCTGTGCGTTTTGATAAATTTTTGATCTGAAATCGTGTGTAAACAAAACCGAAAACAAACCAGAGAAAAACCGGCAGAAAGATACATGCCAGGCTTATTGCGTCATTTTTGCCCGGCGCAGGGAGCAGGTTGATGTAAACGGCCGATAAGGCAATGAGACCTGCGGCAACCAGCGCACCCGGGCTCCTGAAAGTATGGTCGGAAATAAGGGTATACAAAACCATACCCAGGAAGATGATGATGGCCCCGTTCCTGAAAAAGAAAATGGACGGCTCTGTAACGGCAGGAAAAATATTGGGTATTTCAGCTATAAAACAGGAAATCAAACACACCGGCAAAAGATAAAAAAAATCAGTCTTAAGAATATCACCGACCCCCGTTCCTGCTCGTTCATATTCCAGCCTGATTTTCCAGTATTCAGCAAATTTCCGGTCAGGAATTTCAGGATATGCCTGCATAAACACTGCGGCAAATTGCAGAGGGCTTTTTCTGTAAAGTTTTTCAATTTCCTCAGGCTGATCAATGTGATCAATCAAATCGGATTTTTTCATGGCGATGTTGTGAAAGAACTTGATAATAAAACGAATGGGAGAGTTGATTTAGTATGATCCCCATTGTGAATGTTTTATATCATGCTGGCACGGTTCCTTCCGATACCTGAGGGAGAACAAAAATGAATTTGGCTTTTGCGCTTGCCATAGAGCTATTCACAGAAAGAATATCCTGAAGCGGACATCTGTTTATGCCGGCATGTTCTTTCTGCAATTTTGTTTTGCTCTTATCTTTTCTAAATTTGTCATCCGTTTTTCTAATCCATGACCGAATCATAAATTATGAGGTGTGGCTTGTTTATCAGAATTTTCTTTCTTTTTTTTATTGCGAAAATTGGTATCGTCTCAGCTCAGAAAGATACTCTGCCGGAGAGGGCCTCATATGTAATATACCGCACGGCGGAAAAAATGGACATTGATGGAAAATCGGATGAAAAAAGCTGGTTTCATGCTCCCTGGACCAGCTGGTTTCAGGATATAGAAGGAGACAAAAAACCGGCTCCCCGATTCAGAACACGGGCAAAGATGCTATGGGATGATAGGCATCTCTATATTTTTGCTGAACTTGAAGAACCCGATTTATGGGCAACCATTACTCAGAGCGATGCAGTAATTTTTCATGATAATGACTTTGAAGTATTTATCGACCCGGACGGAGATACCCATAATTATTATGAAATTGAACTGAATGCTCTCAATGTGCTTTGGGATCTCTTCCTTTTAAGGCCTTACCGGGATGGTGCAATGCCGCTTACCTCGTGGAATATGGATGGATTGCAAACGGCTGTCTCCCTTCGGGGAACATTGAATCAACCGGATGATAGGGATACAGGTTGGACTGTTGAAATTGCTATACCTTTCAGCGGTCTGGTAGAATATAGACAGGGAGGCAGACCATGTAACGGAGATCAATGGCGGCTTGATTTTTCCAGAGTAGAATGGAAAGTAAAAGCAAATAACTCAAAATATGTGAAAGATACC is a genomic window containing:
- a CDS encoding prolyl oligopeptidase family serine peptidase; the protein is MIEFYLTLLIAFLTGFTPGSSSEKNPGTDLNFSFTYKGVVRNALIHLPPGREAREKYPLLIALHGGGGNGKRMVSLTQGKFNILADKEGFIVVYPDGIGKNWNDGRENMPRRYQSHNNKTDDVGFISALIDSLVRKYNADQNRVYVTGMSNGAMMTYRLATELGEKIAAAAPVCGSIPADLPSKPGHPVAMLIINGTDDPLVPFEGGDVHFGRRKLGKILSTSKSVEIWTKINQVHLSEEKLLPDKDPMDGCRVKETKYTGSDNSSEVIVLTIQGGGHTWPGGKQYLTERIIGRTCRDIDACECIWSFFKRIN
- a CDS encoding HypC/HybG/HupF family hydrogenase formation chaperone is translated as MCLAVPGQIVSIDDSNPEMRMAKVNFAGVEKDICIQWLPDIMVGDYILAHVGVALNKIDEEEALETLRLFKELDNFNQADEIR
- a CDS encoding carbohydrate-binding family 9-like protein, which produces MDIDGKSDEKSWFHAPWTSWFQDIEGDKKPAPRFRTRAKMLWDDRHLYIFAELEEPDLWATITQSDAVIFHDNDFEVFIDPDGDTHNYYEIELNALNVLWDLFLLRPYRDGAMPLTSWNMDGLQTAVSLRGTLNQPDDRDTGWTVEIAIPFSGLVEYRQGGRPCNGDQWRLDFSRVEWKVKANNSKYVKDTDLVSGKLCREENWVWSPIGAIDMHRPERWGFVQFSDTLAGHGIQPFLFDPENEVKDELRILYYAQREYAARNGHYASSFHELKKDKLLPFPLLFNPELKRTFSLYEIVASRSGSSWQWHIDQTGRVWYAKRR
- a CDS encoding sodium/solute symporter (Members of the Solute:Sodium Symporter (SSS), TC 2.A.21 as described in tcdb.org, catalyze solute:Na+ symport. Known solutes for members of the family include sugars, amino acids, nucleosides, inositols, vitamins, urea or anions, depending on the system.), yielding MIYLHKADLLVFAFYFLIFVTIAFYAGRKKRVLAADFFINQNRLPWFVIGFSMIASGISSEQFLGTVGFAYEHGLSVANWEWLNGPSILILVFLFIPFYLKKKIVTMPHFLEHRFDGRVRTIFALISILIYVFINLAGVIYSGGFALSRILHLNIYLCIWIIAFFAAFFVMYGGMATIAWTNVFQASMLLISGLLLFLIGLLKVPGGFSSILGEGSRSHLILPASDPDIPWTGLLVLVLSTNIWYYCTNQNINQSTLGAKNQWHAQIGILFAGFLWLFIPFADTFPGLIAYALNPDLPKDNAFIYAVQELIPTGLTGIVFAVLCAAVITAIQAGVNGVSTIFTFDFYQRFIKPSASEKELIRTGRIFTAAVLLLGATWAPMVLRFGHIFSYFQECWAFVAIPIATVFVAGILWRKFHAKVAFYILLLTFPMFLMPYVLRILKIQMNVFNVAGITLFLTVLLVVFLTFMIRPVAEENKDQLIFSFSSSENSLQGIPWYRKVPFWAVIMMLLYAGVYALFW
- the hypD gene encoding hydrogenase formation protein HypD, producing MKFVDEYRDAGLVNSIASEIKKITTRQWNIMEICGGQTHSIVRYGLDELLPREITLIHGPGCPVCVTPLELIDRAIAIASLPGIIMTSYGDMLRVPGSSSDLLRVKASGGDVRMVYSPLDVLQIAEHNPGKQVVFFAVGFETTAPANAMIVTEARRRNLTNVSVLSAHVLVPPAIEAILSARDASVNAFLAAGHVCTVMGYTEYEPLAEKYNVPIVVTGFEPADILQGILMAVKELESGSHRVLNQYARAVTREGNLPAQRLIREVYQVVDRKWRGIGTIPSSGLDLNDNYAEFDAAKRFRVDTILASESEKCLAGKVLQGLIKPSSCPAFGTECSPDHPLGAPMVSSEGACAAYYRFRKSESHV
- the hypE gene encoding hydrogenase expression/formation protein HypE, which gives rise to MSGYDKITLAHGGGGSFSYKLLHELIFKYLNSELLAMEHDGAVMDINGVKLAFSTDSYVIDPVFFPGGNIGELAVYGTVNDIACCGAKPLFLSLSLIIEEGLPVEQLETIIASVKKAADRAGVVVVTGDTKVVGHGKGDKIFINTSGIGVVHANANISPRRAEPGDAVLLSGTIADHGIAIMASRSGLEFQTSILSDSAPLNDMIEHVLKAIPDVHVLRDPTRGGLASALNEIARSSNTGMYIDENLIPVKEEVKGVCEILGLDPLYIANEGKLVVIVPGNAAGKALDILLSHPLGRQAAIIGTVTSDHPGMVRMKTSIGTNRIVDMISGEQLPRIC
- a CDS encoding DUF4153 domain-containing protein, with the protein product MKKSDLIDHIDQPEEIEKLYRKSPLQFAAVFMQAYPEIPDRKFAEYWKIRLEYERAGTGVGDILKTDFFYLLPVCLISCFIAEIPNIFPAVTEPSIFFFRNGAIIIFLGMVLYTLISDHTFRSPGALVAAGLIALSAVYINLLPAPGKNDAISLACIFLPVFLWFVFGFVYTRFQIKNLSKRTEYIRDNGDLAVLSTIILIAGGILAVLSAGLFRAIGIEVETFIAKHLAIWGIVSAPAAATFIIRNYPSVANKIAPVIARIFSPLILATLLVFLGYIAMQHRNPYSDRNFLLVFNFMLLVIVAVILFSIAGTMHGKGQGFNRIVISALVVVSIVIDIIALSAIIYRLGEYGFTPNRTAVLGTNLTVLGNLILIASDLYKVNFRSHALQKVEHSVASYLPVYFVWTIVVVFVFPFAFDSKLSWF